The proteins below come from a single Phycisphaeraceae bacterium genomic window:
- a CDS encoding ShlB/FhaC/HecB family hemolysin secretion/activation protein, whose protein sequence is MPAIAQDGDGGIPPPPEVLELKRDRDQAIGDDGFPIVLDSPSVPDEAIDGPAFPIGVVTLEYMQEHPNLPTIEELERVRFELVQTPSGWVGARPGLPTMTLSLADLRDGQVRNLHASAIRAIGRALVVEFRERSLAGVLVEPDSRQISARLRDLRDEDETGLTLLIYNVRATELHSIASGDRIRIEDRIDARQHRRIVERSPVQPYVEGETTERRDLVRRDLLDGYAMMLNRHPGRRVDVAIARGAEQGEVEVHYLVQEGKPWTVYAQLSNTGTSNTEEWRQRFGFIHNQLTGRDDILSIEYITAGFEASHAVVGSYEARFGGSDRLRWRVQGSYNEFTASDVGVLEEEFEGDGWTLGGDLIWNIYQNRNFFLDVVGGARWEHISIKNATLGTGNEGEDDLFIPRIGLQAQQITDTASFFGSLNYEWTMSGVSGAQTATLEQLGRLSPDKDWQVLQWDTSLSVFLEPLLNYTAWSDPSTPRSSTLAHEVFLSFRGQYAFGKRLIPNAEQVLGGLYTVRGYSESAVAGDTSWVGTLEYRFHVPRALKINPEPKPLFSSGRPFKVSPQSVYGRPDWDLVLKGFLDVGQVYNSDRRVFERDETLVGAGLGVELQLMSNLSFRTDWGVVLDEIGDGQEEVGDSRFHFVLTILF, encoded by the coding sequence ATGCCGGCCATAGCGCAGGATGGAGATGGAGGGATTCCGCCGCCACCGGAGGTGCTCGAACTCAAGCGCGATCGGGATCAGGCGATCGGGGATGATGGGTTTCCGATCGTTCTCGATTCGCCAAGTGTGCCGGATGAAGCGATCGATGGGCCCGCGTTTCCGATTGGTGTAGTGACGCTGGAGTACATGCAGGAGCATCCGAACCTGCCGACGATCGAAGAACTGGAACGTGTGCGGTTCGAGTTGGTGCAGACACCGAGCGGGTGGGTCGGGGCCAGGCCGGGGTTGCCAACCATGACGCTCTCGCTCGCGGACCTGCGCGATGGGCAGGTGCGGAACCTGCATGCGTCGGCCATTCGGGCGATCGGGCGTGCGCTTGTGGTGGAGTTCAGGGAGCGAAGCCTTGCGGGTGTTCTGGTGGAGCCGGATTCGAGGCAGATCAGCGCGAGGTTGCGCGATCTGCGCGATGAGGACGAGACGGGTCTGACGCTGTTGATTTACAATGTTCGCGCGACGGAACTGCACTCGATCGCGTCGGGCGATCGCATTCGAATCGAGGATCGCATCGACGCGAGGCAACATCGTCGCATCGTGGAGCGATCGCCGGTGCAGCCCTATGTCGAAGGCGAAACGACCGAGCGGCGCGATCTGGTGCGACGCGATCTGCTCGACGGATACGCGATGATGCTCAACCGTCACCCTGGGCGACGGGTGGATGTGGCGATCGCGCGCGGCGCTGAGCAGGGCGAGGTCGAAGTGCATTATCTGGTGCAGGAGGGCAAGCCCTGGACCGTCTACGCACAACTCTCGAACACCGGCACATCGAATACAGAGGAATGGCGACAGCGATTCGGGTTCATTCACAATCAATTGACCGGCCGCGATGACATTCTGTCCATCGAATACATCACCGCAGGGTTCGAAGCGTCGCACGCGGTTGTCGGGTCATATGAAGCACGTTTTGGCGGGTCTGATCGACTGCGCTGGCGTGTGCAGGGTTCGTACAACGAGTTCACCGCATCGGATGTCGGCGTGCTTGAAGAAGAGTTCGAGGGCGACGGGTGGACGCTCGGTGGCGACTTGATCTGGAACATCTACCAGAATCGAAACTTCTTCCTCGATGTCGTTGGCGGGGCGCGATGGGAGCACATCTCGATCAAAAACGCCACGCTCGGAACCGGCAATGAAGGCGAGGACGATCTGTTCATTCCCCGCATCGGTCTTCAGGCCCAGCAGATCACTGATACTGCGTCATTCTTCGGGTCGCTCAACTATGAATGGACGATGTCGGGGGTGTCGGGCGCGCAAACTGCAACGCTGGAGCAGTTGGGCCGGCTGTCACCGGACAAGGATTGGCAGGTGCTCCAGTGGGACACGTCACTGAGCGTGTTTCTTGAGCCTCTGCTCAACTATACAGCGTGGTCAGACCCATCGACGCCTCGGAGTTCGACGCTGGCGCATGAGGTGTTTCTGTCGTTCCGGGGGCAGTATGCGTTCGGCAAGCGTCTGATTCCCAATGCGGAGCAGGTGCTTGGCGGGTTGTACACGGTGCGTGGTTACAGCGAATCGGCGGTTGCGGGTGATACGTCGTGGGTGGGAACGTTGGAATACAGGTTCCATGTCCCGCGTGCGCTGAAGATCAATCCTGAGCCGAAGCCTCTGTTCAGTAGTGGTCGCCCATTCAAGGTTTCACCTCAGTCGGTGTATGGGCGTCCGGACTGGGATCTGGTACTCAAAGGGTTTCTGGACGTTGGGCAGGTGTACAACAGCGACCGCCGCGTGTTCGAGCGTGACGAGACACTGGTAGGTGCAGGCCTCGGTGTGGAACTCCAATTGATGAGCAATCTGAGTTTTCGGACGGACTGGGGTGTGGTGCTTGACGAGATTGGTGACGGTCAGGAGGAGGTCGGCGACAGTCGTTTCCACTTTGTGTTGACAATTCTCTTCTAA